A portion of the Aphelocoma coerulescens isolate FSJ_1873_10779 chromosome 11, UR_Acoe_1.0, whole genome shotgun sequence genome contains these proteins:
- the HSBP1 gene encoding heat shock factor-binding protein 1 produces the protein MAETDPKSVQDLTAMVQTLLQQMQDKFQTMSDQIIGRIDDMSCRIDDLEKNIADLMTQAGVEELEGENKTPASNKG, from the exons ATGGCCGAGACCGACCCGAAGAGCGTCCAGGACCTGACGGCCATG GTGCAGACATTGCTCCAGCAAATGCAGGACAAATTTCAAACCATGTCTGACCAAATAATTGGAAGAA TCGATGACATGAGCTGCCGCATCGATGACCTGGAGAAGAACATCGCCGACCTCATGACGCAGGCGGGCGTGGAGGAGCTCGAGGGCGAGAACAAGACCCCGGCTTCCAACAAGGGCTAA